One Stigmatella aurantiaca genomic window, TCGCTCACCGCGGCGCAGATCGCCGCCTCGGCCAACCAGCAGGCCACGGGCATTGGGCAGATCCGCCAGGCGATGCGGGACGTGAACCAGTCGGCACAGCAGACGCTGGCCTCCACCCGGCAGACCGAGCGCGCGGTGCAGGACCTCAACACCATGGGGCTCAAGCTCAAGGGCCTGTTGAGCGAGTTTGGGCGCGGCGCCCAGGCCACCTGAGGACGGCTTTCCCCGGGGGGGGTGGTGACAGCCGTCACGGGACTGGTGAGTGCTGTCACCCCCTTGGGGGGATTTCCCGTTCGTAAGCGCTTGAAATCATGTGGGCCTCCTGAGCGTGAGGTGCGACATCGGCATGGCATGTGAGGTGCAGAAGGACAGGACATCACCTTTTCGCACCACGCCAGGGAGTGCCACCATGAAGACCTCGTTCGGCTCCAAGTTCTCCACCCGCTCCTTGAACCTGCCCTCGGCCAGCAGCCACACCCGTCCTCAGGCTCCCGCGCGCGCCTCCACGCTGCCGCCCTCGGCCAGCAGCCACACCCGTCCTCAGGCTCCCGCGCGCGCCTCCACGCTGCCGCCCTCGGCCCCCTCGCCGCTGTCCACCAAGCCCACCGCGGCCGCTCCGGGCGCGACGAACACCCCGGCGGCCCCCCAGGCCACGACGCCCCTGAAGCACCCGGGAATGCCCGAGGGCGCTCCCTCCTACAGCCCCTACTCGCAGAGCCACGGCCAGTCCGACAACCTGATGATCTCCGGCGGCGACAACAAGCTGACCGCGCCCCCGACCGCCAAGCAGAACATGTACGTCGACCGGCCGGGCAACCCCTACCAGAAGGATGTCTTCGGCGGCACGGTGAACGCCAACACGGGCTCGATGCAGGCCTCCACCACCCACCAGACCGGCGGCGGCGTGTTCCACCACTCGGCGGAGGCCTCCATCAACGGGCCGCAGGCGTCCTACCAGACGCAGGGCACGCACGCGGGGCGCTTCGGCATCTCCAGCGCCCAGCTCACCGCCGAGGCCAACGCGTTCCGGGCCAGCGGGCAGGCCGGCATCTCGGCCGACAGGAACAGCCACGCGTACACCGCCGCGCTGACGGGCAAGGCCGAGACGGGCGTGGGGGTGACGGGCAGCGTCAGCCACGACTTCAACCGGCACGCGGGCGGCTACCTCAAGGGCGAGGCCAAGGCCGGTGCCGGCGCCTACGCCGAGGCGGTGGCCTCGCTGGATCCGCGCACCGCCACCGCGATGCTCTCCGCGCAGGCCGGCGCGAGCGCCACGGCCGGTGTGTACGGCACGGCGGGTGGCCACCTGGGCCGGCTGCACGGCTCCGTCACCGGCGGCGCCGTGGCGGGCGTGGCGGCCCAGGCGGGCGGCAAGCTCGGGCTGGAGAACGGCTTCCTCAAGCACTCCGCGGACGTCAACGCCGCCATGGGCGTGGGCACGCACTTCAAGACCGACGCGGCGCTCGACGTGCGCCACCACATCAAGCCCGGCATCGCCGAGGGCCTGCGCCCGGGCATCGCCTCGGCGGCGGGCGTGGGCGCTCCGGGCGCCGCGCTGGCGCCCGAGCAGTCCGGGTTCGAGAAGTTCTTCACCAAGTTGGGCTGGTAGTCCCTCAGGGCGCGGGAGGCGTGGCCGGCGGGTGTGGCCGGGCGCGCGCGAGCAGCACCACGGCCCCGGCCGCCAGCAGGGGTACCGCTCCCGTGGGGACCAGCGCCATCTGGGCGCTGGCGTGCCGCAGGAGCAGGGCCGTGAGCGCGCTGCCCACGCCGATGCCGAGCGCCCAGCACGCCCCGTACAGCGCGAAGCCCTCGGCCTGCCGGTCCGAGGGCAATGCCTGTTGAAGCAGGTAGGTGAGCAGCCCCACCAGCGGGGCCAGGAAGAGCCCGGCCGCCGCCAGCCACACCCCCAGCCCCAGGACGCTGTCCATCCACACGGTGGGCAGCAGCAACCCCCCCCACAGCGCCAGGAAGACCAGGGCCCTGCCGAGGGCTCGCTGCGGGGAGGAGGGCCGCAGGAGGCTCGCGTGAACCAGGCCCCCCACGGCGCTCGTGACGGACAGCAGGGCGGAGAGGCCGCCCCACAGCTCCGCGCGGGAACCCAGCTCCACCAGCCGGGCTGGCAGGGCCGTGTCCACCGAGCCCCAGCCCACGCCGCACGCCACCACGCTCACGTAGACGAGCAGGGGCAGCCCCTGCAGCAAGGGCCGCAGCGAGACCCGGTCTCCGGGAAGGGTGGAGGAGGGCGGCGGCGCGCGCGGCGGCAGCCAGCGGTTGATGCCCAGGGCCAGCAGGGCCCCGGCGCCGATGACGCCCAGGGAGAGCGACGGGTGCACCAGGGCCAGGGCGCCCACGAGCGGCGGCCCGCCGATCCACGCCACCTCGATGAGCACCGCGTCGATGGCGAAGGCCGGCGCCAGCCGGGCCGGGGGCAGCAGGGAGGGCAGCAGCGCGCGGTAGGCCCCCGCGACGCCCGCGGGGATGACGCCCAGCAGCAGCGAGAGCACCAGCAACACGGGCAGAGAGGCGCGCAGGGTGCCCGCGAGGGCCATCGCCCCGCACAGGAGGGCCTGCAGCAGCAGCGGGGTGCGCAGGGCGCCCGGCAGGGAGCGCCGGTCCATCTGCCGTCCGCGGAAGGGCGAGGCCACGGCGGCGCCCACCGAGTAGGCGCTCGTCATCCAGGCGCCCGAAGCGAAGGAGCCCAGGGCCGCCTCGCCCACCAGCAGCAGCGCGAAGGGCATCATCGCCCCGCCCAGCCGCGGGAAGAGCGAGGCCAGCACCCAGCGGCGCCAGCCCGGATCCGCCCACAGCGCGCGTTGGGCCCGCAGCCCGCTGTCCTCCTGCCCCATTCCGGACACGTGGCCGCTCCCTATCGCTGCGCGGAGACCAACAGGAACATGGGCCGGTCCTGCTCCTCGGCCATTTCAGGGTGCGCCGCGAGCTGCGCGCTGGAGGGGCCCCACTCCTCCACGTGCCGCAGGGTGAAGCCCTGCCGGATCAGCGCGTTCAGCGTGGTCCCAAGCGTCCGGTGGTACTTGACCACCCCGTCCGCCAGCCAGCGCGTCGTGCGCTTCCCTTCGAGCTGATAGCTGTCGACGGGCCACGTCCGGTGCCCCTCGGGGCCGCGCATCCAGGCGGGCTGGCGCGAGGCCATGTAGATGGGATGCTCGGTGGAGAAGACAAAGCGTCCGCCGGGCACCAGCCCCCGGTGAATGGTGGCGAGGAGCCGCGGGAGATCCTCGACGTAGTGCAGGGCCAGTGAGCTGAAGGCGAGCTCAAAGGCCCCTTCCGGAAGCGCCAGGTGCTCCAGGTCGGTCTGCTGGTAGGTGATGGCGTCGTCCGAAGTGACTGCCTTCGCGCGGGCGAGCATCTTCCCGGACAGGTCCAATCCGAGTACGTGGGCGGCGCCGTGCTCCCGGGCCCAGCGGCAAAACCCGCCGAAGCCGCACCCGAGGTCGGCGATCCGGAGGCCCTGGACGTTGGGGAGCAGCGCCCGGAGGGAGGGCCACTCCGGGGCGCCGGCGAGGCCTTTCAGGGAGCGCGCGAGCTGGCTGTAGCCTTCGAAGAAGCCTGGATCATCGTAGATGTTCTGGCTCATGTCCCGCGGCCGCCCCCGAGGCTGTCAGAGCTTGGACTCGAGCAGCTTGCGGATGCCGTCCGTGCGCTGCTGGATGTCGTCCACGTTGGTGTGGGGTTTGTGATCCAACACGAGCGTGCCCCCCTCGAAGGCCGCCATCCGGTCCCCGTAGCTGATGTCCGTGCGGTTCTGGATCTCGATCTTCTTCAGCCCGCCCTTGAGCGCCTCCTTGCCCATGTCGTCAACGGTGATGGCCTTGAGCGCCGCGATGAGCGGCTCGAAGTACACCTTCGGCCAGCACTCGTCATAGAGGTGCGTTTGCTCCTCCAGCGCCAGGGTGTCCCAGTGCACCGTCACTGGCACGTCGAAGCCCGCGGCCGCGTCGATGTCCTTCTTGAACTGGGGGAAGCGCTTGGTTTCGAACTCCTTGGCGGCCCTACGCTCGGCAAGTCCCATGGCTGTTCCTGACGAAGAGTGGATGGCCGCACAGCAGGGGCCACGCGGCGCGCCGGGCACGCTAACGCGGGGCCTGGGCGGGTGGCTACCGAGTTACGGGTGACTTGACGGGCGAAGCAGGGGCGTTGACGGGTGAATGTTTTCCCGGGAGGGCCCTGGGGAGGCCGTTGCCGAAGGAGGGGCGCCGCCCAAGCTTGCCCCCGTGATGGCCCCTCCTCCGTGGCGATGTGCCGTTGGGTGGTTCGTGGTGCAGGCAATCATGGCGTGTGGCACGGGGACTTCTCCGTTGCCCCCCCGCCAGACGGTAGACCCGCCGGAGATGCCCCTGCCGGGGCCGGAGGTGGGCTCGCCCAGCGTGCCACCCCCTGCCCCGCCTGTGGAAGCTCCGTCCGTGGAGGCTCCGCCCATGGAGGCCGTGGACTGGGAGGTGCTTCCGCTCTTCGATGAGGGCGTCAGCCGCAGTGTGAAGGCTTCCGCGCCACGGTTCGACGCTTCCGGCCAACTGTGGATCTCCGAGGCACGCTCTGACCAGATCGGCAGCTCGTCCATGGGCGTGGTGCGGTGGGACGGAACGCAGTGGCGGCATGAGGATTCCGTCTCCACGGATGGCATGTATTCGACGGGCTTCTCGCTGGCGTGCGATGCCCAGGGCCGGATGCTGGTGGGATGGTCGGAGCTGCCCGCGCGAGGCTCGGACCCCGTCCTGCTCTGGCGCCAAGGCACCGGGCTCATGCCCAGCCTGCAGACCTGGACGGACACCTGGCCTACCCGTCCCACCGGGGGAACGGTGCTGTCCAATGCTCAGGGCGAAGCCATCTATGTATGGAGAGATCCGGCGGCCGATGGGACTCACCGGACGCTCCGCAGCCTTCGCATCCAGGAGGACGGCTACGCGCCGTTCGCCCCGCCCTTGCCCTTGCCGGCCGAGGGCCGGAATTTCGGTGCCCCCCTCCAGGATACCCAGTTCTTCGCGCTCGATGACGAGGGTGGGCTGGTGGCCGCGGTGTTCGACCCCAGCGCGCCCCCGGACCAGGGGCTGCACGTGTGGCGCTGGCAGGGCGATGCGTGGACCGAGCTGCCCTCGCTGCCCGGGGGAGCCGGCCTGGAGACCTTGGGGTTCCGCATCGCGGCGGAGGCGGGGGCCCTCGTGGTGTCCCGGTCCCGGGCCGATGCCAAACAGGTGAGGTTGGACGTGTTCCGCTGGAAGGACGGCGGGTGGGAAGCGCTGCCCACCGGCGTGTCCATGCCGCGGCCGGTGCCGTCCATCGCGGGGGGCTTCGCGGCGGTGGCCGTGGATGCGCATCAACGCGTGTGGCTGGCTTATCCCCACCAGGACCCCACCCTCGGTGGCGTGCGGGTGATGGTGTGGACAGGCGCAGGCTGGCAGCCCGTGGGGCAGCCCCTGCGCGGTTACAAGAAGCCCTTCTGGGCCGCGAGCGAGGTGGAGCTTCGGGTTCAGGGAGAGCAGGCGGCCGTGTCCTGGTCCGAGCCCACCATCTCGGGCGCTGGCTCCGTGTTCGTGGCCCTGCTTCGCGCGAAGCCCTAAGCCCGCGGGTGCCCCCGCCGGGGTATCCTTCCGGGCATGAGCAGCCAGCAGAAGTTCAAAAGGGTCATCCTCATCGGCGGAAGCATGGCGGGCCTTCTCGGCGCGCGCGTCCTGTCGGACCACTTCGAGCAGGTGATCCTCCTGGAGCGGGATCCACGTCCCACGGGCCCCGAGCCCCGCAAGGGCGCGCCCCATGCCCGCCACATCCACGCCCTGCTGGGCGCGGGCGTGGAGACGCTCGATGCCTTCTTCCCGGGGCTCGTGCGGGAGCTGACCGCCGAGGGCGCGGTGCTCGTCGACATGGGGCGTGACGGCGCCCTGTTCCAGGCGGGCCAGTGGAAGAGGCGCTATGTCCTCGGCATCGAGACCGTGCTCTGCACCCGCGTCTTCCTGGAGTGGAAGATCCGCTGCCGCATCGCCGCGATTCCCAACGTGGAGATCCGCTATGAGACTTCCGCCGAGGCGCTGCTCTGGGACGAGGCGCGCACCCGCGTCACCGGCGTGCGGGTGAAGACGGGCGGCGCGGAGGAGACGCTCGAGGCGGACCTCGTCGTGGATGCCAGTGGGCGGGGCTCGCGCGCCTCACGCTGGCTGGAGCAGCTCGGCTATGAGCCCCCGCCGGTCGAGGAGGTGGGCATCGACCTGGCCTACTCCAGCCGCCTCTACGCGCCCCCCGAGGATGCCTCCCGGGATTGGAAGCTCCTCATCGTCTATCCCAATCCGCCCGAGAACTCCCGGGCGGGCATTGTCTCCAGCGTCGAAGGCGGGCGGTGGATCGTCACCCTCAGTGGCTACTTCGGCGACCATCCCCCCACGGATGAGGAGGGCTTCCTGGCGTTCACCCGGACGCTGTCCACGCCGCACGTGGCCGAGGCCCTCGCGCGGGCCCGGCCGCTCAGCGAGCCCGTCCGGCACAAGGTTCCCTCCAGCCGCTGGCTTCATTACGAGAAGCTGGAGCGCCTGCCCGAGTCCTTCATCCTCTTCGGCGACTCGGTGTGCGCCTTCAACCCCATCTACGGCCAGGGCATGTCGGTCATCAGCCTGTGCGCGCGGCTGCTCGGGGAGCAGCTCACGGCCCACACCCGTGCCTCGCCGGGCTCGCTCCACGGGTTCTCCCAGCGGTTCCAGCGCAAGCTGGCCGGCTTCCTCACCGTTCCCTGGAAGATCTCCACCACCATGGACCTGAAGTACCCGCAGACGCAGGGCCAGCGGTACTTCGGGATGAAGCTCGTGCACTGGGGCTTCGACGCCATGATTGGCCTGGCCGCTGTCACCGAGGAGACGGGCAAGCCGTTCTACGACATGCTGCACATGAAGCGCGGCGCCGAGGCCCTGATGTCCCCCGGGTACCTGGCGGCGCTCGTCGGCTATGGCCTGAAGCGCCGCTTCGCCTCGCCGGAGCCATCAGACGTACACCGGATGCCCCGCGCGCCGTTGTGACGGTGAGGCTCCCGGCTCAAGGGAAGGCCGCGCAGCTGGCCGTGTTCGGCATGCAGTAGGGCAGGGGGATGCGATCCGGGGAGTAGTAGTACCCCGGGCAGCAGCGGTAGCCCGAGTTGCATGAGTCCAGGACCTGCGGCTCCGGCGTCGCAGCGAGCGACTCGGCCTCGATGGGGGGCTCACCGCACAGGGGCCGGTAGGTGCCTCTCACGCAGGTATTGCCCGTGGGACATTGGTAGTCCGGCGTGCAGGGAGACAGGGCCTGCTTCTGGTCCTGAAGCCCGTCGTCGGCGGGGGCCGGGATTGTCCCATCCATGGAACGGTGCATGCAGAGGGGGCGTCTTCTGGGAATGGGGGCTTGGGGCTATCTCTTCTTCATCGGCAGCCGGGCAGCCCGCCCGCTCCGCAACCCCAAGGATACGACCATGAGCACGCCCTACCGCCGCCTCGACCTCAACAACGCCGCCGTGCTGATGGTGGACCACCAGGCCGGCCTGCTGTCGCTGGTCCGTGACTTCAACCCGGATCAGTTCAAGAACAACGTGCTGGCCCTGGCGGACCTCGCCGCCTTCTTCAAGCTGCCGGTGGTGCTGACCACCAGCTTCGAGGACGGCCCCAACGGCCCGCTCATCCCCGAGCTGAAGGCGAAGTTCCCGGACGCGCCCTTCATCCCGCGCCCCGGGCAGATCAACGCCTGGGACAACGAGGACTTCGTCAAGGCGGTGAAGGCCACCGGCCGCAAGCAGCTCCTCATCGCCGGCGTGGTGACCGAGGTGTGCGTGGCCTTCCCCGCGCTGTCGGCCCTGGCGGAGGACTTCGAGGTGTTCGTGGTGTCCGATGCCTCGGGCACCTTCAACGAGGTGTCGCGCGACGCCTCGTGGGACCGGATGTCCCAGGCGGGCGCCCAGCTCATGACGTGGTTCGCGGTGGCCTGCGAGCTGCAGCGCGACTGGCGCCGGGACGTGGAGGGCCTGGGCGCGCTGCTCTCCAACCACATCCCCGACTACCGCAACCTCATGACCAGCTACAACACGTTCAAGGCGCGCAAGCCCACCCCGTGACGTGACGGCGCTCCTCCGGGCTCCGGGAGCAGGCGAAACATTTTTTCTGGATTTTCAGATAATGGGTTTCGCCTTCTTTCCCGGATTTACCAAGGAGCCGCATGAACCGTCGCACCCCTTCGAAACGTGTCTTGCGAGGGTTCGCCTCGCTCTGTGTGACGTGGATTCTGTGCCTGACCGGCTGTGGGGAGCTGGGCCCGGAGGGCCTCGAGAGCCAGGCGGCCTCGGCCACGTCGCAGGACATGACGGTCCTCGCCGCGCCGTCGAACGTGCAGGCGTTCTACGCGGAGAGCCGGTGGACTTCCCGCTTTGGCGTCACGGGGCCCTACTATGGCCCCGCGGGCCACCGGGGGCACGACATCGCCGCCGGGGCCGGCACGGCGATTCCCGCGCTGCGCTCCGGCACCGTGCGCCGCGTCCAGTACTCCCCCATCGTCGGGCACACCATCGCCATCGAGTCCGCGCCCGGGGACTTCTCCGGGTATGACCACGTCATCCGCACCCGCGTGTCCGTGGGCGACTTTGTCCAGCAGGGGGACATCATCGCCTACGTGGCGGGCGCTGGGGATGACCATGGCTCGGCGTGGTCCGGAGCGCACCTCCACCTCACCCGGGGCTCCACGGATCGCTGCGTGTTCGGCGAGAACGTGAGCGATCCCGCGCCCCTCATCCGCAATGTGCTCGGCACGGGCTCTGGCGGAGGCACGGGGCCCGGGGGCGGCTCCGGCGGCATCCAGGTCAGCGTCGAGGAGGGAAAGATTCTTCAGCGCGTCGCCCAGCGCGGCGGGTACACGGGCCCGGTGGACGGCGCGCTCGGCGTCAACTCGTGGAAGGGCGTGCAGACCGTCATCAAGGCCGAGGGCTACTACACCGGCCCCGTCGATGGCGTCCCGGGGGAGCTGACGTGGAAGGGCGTCCAGCGGCTCGCCCAGCGCGGCGGGTACACGGGCCCCGTGGATGGGTTCCCCGGGCCGAACACCTACGCGGGGCTCAACAACTGGCTCGCGCAGTCTCCGGGCACTCCGCCCCCGTCGGGCATTCAGGGCGTCTACGGCATCGATGTGGGCACCACCCAGCGGGATCTTGACTTCAACGCCGTTCGCAGCGCCGGGTACCAGTTCGCCATCGTCAAGGCGGGCGGCTCCAACGTCTCGCCCATCTACGTCGCGCCGTACTACGCCCAGCAGGTCGCCCGGGCCCGTGCGGCCGGACTCCTCGTCGGGCACTACTGGATGGCGGGCTCCACCACCCCCGCCAATGACGCCCAGTACTTCGTGGATCACCTGTACGACTACCGCGCCGGGGATCTCCTGGTGCTCGACAACGAGGCGATCGACGACGGCATCTTCTGGAATGACGCCATGACCGCCGCCTTCATGCAGGCGGTGAAGAACCGCCTGGGCAAGGCCCCGTTCCTGTACACCTATTCGAGCCTGCTCACGGCCAACACCTGGACCCAGACGAAGGCCGTGGGCTCCAAGCTGTGGATCGCCCACTACACGGGCACGCCGGGCAACCCGAACATCGGCTCGGCCTTCCCCGCGTGGGACATTCACCAGTACACCTCCTCCGGGAACCAGAACGGCATCCCGCTCGACCTGAACGTCGCCAAGCTGTCCGCGTTCGCGGGCCTCGCCCAGCCGCCGCTCGGCGTGACGGCGCCCCCGGCCACCGCCATCCCCGGTGGGGGCTCGGGCGGCGGGGGTGGAAGCGCTCCGGCCATCACCGTGGAGCAGGGCCGCATCCTGCAGACGCTGGCGCGCCGGGGCGGCTACACCGGGCCCATCGATGGCGTGCCGGGCACCCAAACCTGGCTCGGCGTGCAGAAGGTCCTCCGCGAGCTGGGCTACTACGAGGGCCCCGCCGACGGCGCTCCGGGCCTCAACACCTACAAGGGCTTGCAACTGCTCGCCCAGGACGGTGGCTACTCGGGGCCCATCGACGGCATCCCCGGGCCCAACACGTACGCCGGCATCCAGGCGTATTTGAATGGCACCTCCGGCGGGGTGCCGCCCGTCAGCAACGCGCAGGGCGTGACGCTGCAGCGGATTGCCAAGGCGGGCGGGTACACCGGCGCCGTGGACGGCGTCCCGGGCGCGAACACGTGGAAGGGGTTCCAGCAGGTGCTCACCGGCTACGGCTACTCGGGGCCTGTGGATGGCGCCATGGGGACGAACTCGTGGATGGCGCTCCAGCGCTTCGCCGCCAAGGGGGGCTACACGGGCCCCATCGACGGCGCCATGGGCACCAACGGCTGGAAGGGCGTGCAGACCGTGCTGAAGGGCTTTGGCTACACGGGCCCCGTGGATGGCGTCATGGGAACGAACTCGTACGCCGCGCTCCAGCGCGTGGCGCGCCTGGGCGGGTACATGGGGCCCATCGATGGCGCCATGGGGGTGAACTCGTGGAAGGGCGTGCAGACCTTCCTGAGCGGCACCGGGTACACGGGCCCCGTGGACGGCGTGCCGGGAACGAACACCTACAAGGCGCTCCAGGCCCTGGCGGCCCGGGGCGGCTACGCGGGCCCGCTCGACGGCCTCCCCGGAAGCAACACGTACGCGGGGCTGGCGAACCTCCTGGACTGAGTCCGCCTCACGCCGCGGCCGGAGGCGGTCCGGTCCGCGGCGGGGAGGGGGCCTGCTCGCCGGTTACGGGGTGCTGCCCGTCTTGAGCGTGAGGCCGTAGGCGGCCAGGACGGGGTTGACCGGCTGGAAGTAGGTGGTGCCCCCGCTCGTGCAGTTGCCCGAGCCTCCCGATGTCATGCCCTGGGCCTGGCTGCCGGAGAGCCAGGGCCCGCCGGAGTCACCCGGCTCGCTGCACACGTTCGTCCGGGTGAGGCCGGTGACCGCCCCCTCGGCGTAGTTCACCGTCACGTTGCGCGCCTGGATCGTTCCACACATCCAACCCGTGGTGTTTCCATGCCGGCAGACCGAGGCGCCCACCGCCGCGGCCGTGGAGCCGGCGACCACCGTGTTGCCGCCACTGCCGTTGCGCACCCACGGCTGCGGCGTCCAGGAAGCGTTGGTCTTCACCCAGGCGTAGTCGCGGCTGGGAAAGACCGAGGCCTGGACGACGCCCATGACGACGCCGTTGTAGCCGGTGACGGTGGCCCCCGCGGGGGCGCAGTGGCCCGCGGTGACGAAGCCTCCCTGGACGGAGAAGCCCACCGTGCACCGGGCGCTGCCGGCGAAGAACGGATCCCCTCCGCGCACGTCGTACACGGGGCGGGGCGCCTCGGAGGAGGGGACGATCCGGAGGGCCCCGTCCGCGGCCCCCTGGCTCCGGGCGAGGAAGGCCTGGGCGCGCGGCAGGTGGGCGTCCTGGGCCAGCACCACCACGCTGTTGGTGGGCACGTCCACGTACCAGGCATGGATGGACGGGGGCGCTTCCCGCGCGTGGGTGTTCAGCGCCTCCATCACCCGCTCCAGCTGTGCCTGGCTCCGGGCCACGCGCCGGGGCTCGGCGCCCGCGCGGCGGACGAGGGCCTCCCCGGCCTCGGAGGTGACGCCCACGAGGAGCTGGGTGCCTTGCGCATCGAGCCAGGCTCCCGCGAAGTCCTCGCCCAGCGCGTCCCGCAGCGCTGGCTCGAGCGCCTGGGCACGCGCCTCCAGTGTCAGGCGGCGCAAGGTGGACGCCTCGGTCAAGCCTTGCCCCGCCGTCACGCCCTGCGCGGGCTCGGGCGGCAGCGGCTCGGCGGTGGCGGCCAGGCCCTGGAGGGCGGTCCAACCGGTCAGCACGGAGGTGGCGAGAGACGGCAGGAGAGTCTTGCGTGTCATGGGCTGTGCTCCAGGGGGAAAAAGAGACTGTGGGGAGACAAGGATCGCACATCTGTCCCGGAATCCGGGACATGAACATCCGTTTCCCGGCTCACCGCAGCGGGGCGGTGGCCCGCATGAGGGCATCGCGCAGCCAGCGGTGCGCCGGGTCGTCCTCGTAGCGCTCGTGCCAGAGTTGCACGGTGTTGAAGGTGGGCAGGGGCAGGGGCGGCTTGAGCACCTGGAGACGCCAGGCCTGGGCGAAGCCCTCCACCATGCGGCGGGGGGCTGTCAGCACCAGGTCCGAGCGGGTGATGACCAGCGGCGCCGTGAGGAAGAAGGGCAGCCGCAGGGCGATGCGCCGCGAGAGCCCCTGCTTCGCCAGGACCTGGTCCACGATGCCCTCGCCCTCGCCCCGGGGGCTGATGAGCACGTGCGGCAGGCGCAGGTATTGCGCCAGCTCCAGCCGGCGGTTCACCTCCGGGTGGTCCTGGCGGACGATGCAGGAGAACCCCTCCTCGAACAGCTTCTGCTGGCGCAGCGCGGGCGCGGGCGTGGGGAAGGCCTGGATGACGAGGTCCACCGCGCCGCTCTCCAGCAGCTCGGGCGTCCGGCGCTCGTCGACGGGGCGCACGTCCAGGTCCACCTTCGGCGCCTCCGTGCGCAGCAGCGCCAGCAGCGGCGGCAGGATGATGGAGGCGAAGTAGTCGCTGGTGGCCAGGGTGAAGCGGTGCACGGCGGTGGAGGGCTCGAAGAGGGGCTCGTCGTGCAGGGCCCGCTGCAGCTCCAGCAACCCCCGGCGGATGGGCACGGCGAGCTGCTGCGCGCGCGGGGTGAGCACCATGCCGCCCCGGCCCCGGATGAGCAGCGCATCGCCGAACACCTCCCGGAGCTGCCGCAGCGCATGGCTCAGCGCCGACTGGGTGAGCCCCAGCCGGGCCGCCGCCTTCGTCACGCTCGCCTCGGTCAGCAGCGCATCCAGGGCCACCAGGAGGTTCAGGTTGACGCGGGACAGGTCCACGGGGGCGGAGGAGGCGGGAACATGAATGCGGCTCATGGGCTTATGAATAGCATGCAGTGGCTTCATCTCCGGCGGGAGCGCATCTTGAGTCCCGTTGCTGCCTCGCAACCCCACGGAGAACGCCATGAGCATCGTCATCAACACCCCCAATGGTTCCATCGGCCGCGGCCTCGCGGAGAAGCTGCTGGCGGCCGGCAAGGCCCTCACCGTCATCAGCCGCAGCCCGGACAAGGTGGCGGAGCTAGCGAAGCGGGGCGCGCGCGTCATCGAGGGCTCCATCGACGAGCCGGCGGTGCTGGAGCGCGCCCTGGCCGGCGCCGAGGCGCTGTTCTGGCTCACGCCCCCCGCCACGCGGCCGGACTACCACGCCTGGGCGGTTCAGGCCGCGCGCGCGGCGGCCCAGGCCGTGAAGGCCCACGGCGTGAAGCGCGTCGTCGTCCTGTCCAGCGTGGGCGCCCAGACGGGCCGCGG contains:
- a CDS encoding S1 family peptidase — its product is MTRKTLLPSLATSVLTGWTALQGLAATAEPLPPEPAQGVTAGQGLTEASTLRRLTLEARAQALEPALRDALGEDFAGAWLDAQGTQLLVGVTSEAGEALVRRAGAEPRRVARSQAQLERVMEALNTHAREAPPSIHAWYVDVPTNSVVVLAQDAHLPRAQAFLARSQGAADGALRIVPSSEAPRPVYDVRGGDPFFAGSARCTVGFSVQGGFVTAGHCAPAGATVTGYNGVVMGVVQASVFPSRDYAWVKTNASWTPQPWVRNGSGGNTVVAGSTAAAVGASVCRHGNTTGWMCGTIQARNVTVNYAEGAVTGLTRTNVCSEPGDSGGPWLSGSQAQGMTSGGSGNCTSGGTTYFQPVNPVLAAYGLTLKTGSTP
- a CDS encoding LysR family transcriptional regulator, which produces MSRIHVPASSAPVDLSRVNLNLLVALDALLTEASVTKAAARLGLTQSALSHALRQLREVFGDALLIRGRGGMVLTPRAQQLAVPIRRGLLELQRALHDEPLFEPSTAVHRFTLATSDYFASIILPPLLALLRTEAPKVDLDVRPVDERRTPELLESGAVDLVIQAFPTPAPALRQQKLFEEGFSCIVRQDHPEVNRRLELAQYLRLPHVLISPRGEGEGIVDQVLAKQGLSRRIALRLPFFLTAPLVITRSDLVLTAPRRMVEGFAQAWRLQVLKPPLPLPTFNTVQLWHERYEDDPAHRWLRDALMRATAPLR